The Actinomycetes bacterium genome has a window encoding:
- a CDS encoding diacylglycerol kinase family lipid kinase, with protein sequence MNILLVYNTISGRVNAKTLRKTVNVLKNRGFSIGHIRATEIGQAYTKLNNFLKEESNRNSVDIVAALGGDGLINEVINAIAYTRIPLGIIPCGTTNAFAREKGIPLSIKGSINIFEDKNRRTIDLGLLNQKKYFLMMCSYGFDVKALSEISLMVKKKLKVFAYIWYGIRAFLLHNPVKVSVKVEQENKFYSGYYCIINNIKSYGNPLAKITPHASTDDGLLDICIFKNPDKYSFIKNTIGIFTSKHINYKDVVYIQTSNTVNIDIGENFKDKPDNMQVQLDGDAFTYLPVSVTCARKALDIYLPGGIKKK encoded by the coding sequence CAAAACCCTGCGTAAGACAGTAAATGTTTTAAAGAACAGGGGATTTTCCATAGGTCATATAAGGGCTACAGAGATAGGGCAGGCATACACCAAGCTGAACAATTTCCTTAAAGAGGAAAGCAATCGAAATTCTGTAGATATAGTAGCTGCCCTGGGCGGTGACGGCCTTATAAACGAGGTAATCAATGCTATTGCGTATACCCGGATACCCCTGGGTATTATTCCCTGCGGAACCACCAATGCCTTTGCCAGGGAGAAGGGCATCCCTCTTTCCATTAAGGGGTCCATTAATATTTTTGAAGATAAAAACCGGAGGACCATTGACCTGGGCTTACTCAACCAGAAAAAATATTTTTTGATGATGTGTTCCTACGGATTTGATGTAAAGGCATTATCGGAGATAAGCCTTATGGTAAAGAAAAAGCTGAAAGTATTCGCCTATATCTGGTATGGTATCAGGGCTTTTTTATTGCATAATCCGGTTAAAGTTTCAGTAAAGGTGGAACAGGAAAACAAGTTTTACAGCGGTTATTACTGTATCATAAATAACATCAAATCTTACGGAAATCCCCTGGCCAAAATTACCCCCCATGCATCTACCGATGACGGGCTGTTGGATATATGTATTTTTAAAAATCCTGATAAGTACAGTTTTATAAAAAATACCATTGGCATTTTTACCTCGAAACATATAAATTACAAAGATGTGGTCTATATTCAGACCAGCAATACAGTTAATATTGATATAGGAGAAAACTTTAAGGATAAGCCGGATAATATGCAGGTTCAGCTGGACGGGGATGCTTTTACCTACCTGCCGGTAAGTGTTACCTGCGCAAGAAAGGCTTTGGATATATATTTACCAGGGGGTATTAAAAAGAAATGA
- a CDS encoding glycerate kinase yields the protein MKVVVACDKYKGNIPAMEICNIIKSAILDTDREIEVVLKPMADGGEGTVETMVESRRGRYITIPVKGPLGEDIQARFGIIDKHTAVIEMAAASGIALIDKDHLNPMETTTYGTGQLIREALERGCSKIIIGIGGSATTDGGMGMAQAMGVKFYSPQGEELGWGGKQLKNIEKIDMGGLHPQIGKVKIEVACDVDNPLTGKDGAAYVYSPQKGADAKMVQELDQGLQNFAAAVKRDLKIDVDRMKGAGAAGGLGAGLAAFLGASLKPGTDIITGAIGLREAIEGSDLVITGEGAMDRQTFYGKSAYGVARAADDFKVPVATINGSVLVSRKEVDPDHARLFSGNFSTVNKPLTLEQAIAQGRELAYDTARELINFYLSIYNNMKP from the coding sequence ATGAAAGTGGTAGTAGCTTGTGACAAATACAAAGGCAATATTCCCGCAATGGAGATATGTAATATTATTAAATCGGCCATACTGGACACAGACCGGGAGATAGAAGTGGTGCTAAAGCCCATGGCTGATGGAGGAGAAGGAACAGTGGAAACCATGGTGGAAAGCCGCCGGGGCAGGTATATAACCATTCCTGTAAAGGGGCCCCTGGGGGAGGATATCCAGGCCAGGTTCGGTATTATTGATAAACATACTGCGGTAATAGAGATGGCTGCTGCTTCCGGCATAGCTTTAATTGATAAAGACCACCTGAACCCTATGGAGACAACTACTTATGGTACCGGCCAGCTTATAAGGGAAGCTCTGGAGAGGGGATGCAGCAAGATAATCATAGGTATAGGAGGCAGTGCTACTACTGATGGAGGTATGGGTATGGCCCAGGCCATGGGGGTAAAATTCTACTCCCCCCAGGGCGAAGAACTGGGATGGGGAGGAAAGCAATTAAAAAACATAGAAAAAATAGATATGGGCGGCCTGCATCCACAAATAGGCAAGGTTAAAATAGAGGTTGCCTGCGATGTGGATAATCCTCTAACCGGAAAGGATGGAGCAGCTTATGTCTACAGCCCCCAGAAAGGGGCAGATGCTAAGATGGTACAAGAATTGGATCAAGGGCTGCAAAATTTTGCGGCGGCGGTAAAAAGAGACTTAAAAATAGATGTGGACCGAATGAAGGGTGCAGGGGCAGCAGGAGGTCTGGGGGCCGGCCTGGCTGCATTTCTAGGGGCAAGCCTTAAACCGGGTACCGATATCATAACCGGAGCTATTGGCCTAAGAGAAGCTATTGAGGGTTCAGATCTGGTGATTACCGGCGAAGGGGCCATGGACCGGCAGACTTTTTACGGGAAAAGTGCCTATGGGGTAGCCAGAGCTGCAGATGATTTTAAAGTTCCGGTGGCCACCATAAACGGCTCGGTTCTGGTAAGCAGAAAAGAAGTTGATCCTGATCACGCCAGGCTGTTCAGCGGAAATTTTTCTACGGTGAACAAACCCTTAACCCTGGAGCAGGCGATAGCCCAGGGCAGAGAGCTTGCCTATGATACAGCCAGGGAATTAATTAATTTTTATTTAAGTATTTATAATAATATGAAACCATAA
- a CDS encoding phosphoribosylaminoimidazolesuccinocarboxamide synthase, protein MKLVGEVEIEGLEKIKSGKVREMFSLNNHIMIVTTDRISAFDYILPTLIPFKGILLNQISIFWFDYLKDVIKNHLLETDIDKFPKKLKKNKDMLKSRSVIVERANIYPIECVVRGYITGSGWEEYKQTNAIGDLKLPRNLKNCSKLPEPIFTPSTKEVSGHDVSITINKAKKIFGAKVVEYLKQKSLELYTKAADFALEKGIIIADTKFEFGVVDNQTILVDEVLTPDSSRFWPLDDYQEGRQQDSFDKQYVRDYLLSTDWDRNSTPPQLPAEVIKKTSQRYIAAYEKLTGKKFDWK, encoded by the coding sequence ATGAAATTAGTTGGAGAGGTGGAAATTGAAGGATTGGAAAAGATAAAAAGCGGAAAAGTAAGAGAGATGTTTTCCCTGAATAACCATATAATGATAGTAACTACGGATAGAATATCGGCTTTTGATTATATATTGCCCACCCTGATTCCGTTTAAAGGAATTCTTCTAAACCAGATTTCCATTTTCTGGTTTGATTATTTAAAGGATGTTATAAAAAATCATCTGCTGGAAACAGATATAGATAAGTTTCCAAAAAAATTAAAGAAAAACAAGGATATGCTCAAGAGCAGATCGGTAATTGTGGAGAGGGCTAACATATATCCCATAGAATGTGTGGTAAGGGGCTATATTACCGGTTCGGGATGGGAAGAATACAAACAGACTAATGCCATTGGCGATTTGAAACTGCCCCGGAACCTTAAAAATTGCAGTAAGCTGCCTGAACCCATATTTACCCCCAGCACCAAAGAGGTTTCCGGACATGATGTTTCCATTACCATAAATAAGGCCAAGAAGATATTCGGGGCAAAAGTGGTAGAATACCTAAAACAAAAAAGCCTGGAGCTTTACACCAAGGCTGCAGATTTTGCATTAGAGAAAGGAATAATTATAGCCGATACAAAGTTTGAGTTCGGGGTGGTGGATAACCAGACTATTTTAGTGGATGAGGTACTTACTCCTGATTCTTCAAGATTCTGGCCACTGGATGATTATCAGGAAGGCCGGCAGCAGGACAGCTTTGATAAGCAATATGTAAGGGATTATCTGCTTTCTACAGACTGGGATAGAAACTCTACGCCTCCTCAGTTGCCGGCTGAAGTTATTAAAAAAACTTCCCAGAGGTATATTGCAGCTTATGAAAAGCTTACTGGAAAGAAATTTGACTGGAAATGA
- a CDS encoding 2-phosphosulfolactate phosphatase, with the protein MIIVDVLYSNRISKDTLTVKLGQSVCGVIDVIRATSTIVVLLKAGCSRVIVAADKNQAYRLKKKNPDYILCGEEGGLAPPGFDYGNSPLELSGQSLRGRTAILKTTNGTVSMHLAQNCISCLPLSLLNLHYGLGEMAREAKLKNSSILLICSGQQGRIAYDDVFVAGLAVKHLLTIGGNFNFTDSAKLALSVALSESSLKLALEKSSSGQSLKAIGLEKDIDFCARLNHYNINGKLINEAGLLQIVPV; encoded by the coding sequence ATGATAATTGTAGATGTGCTTTATTCCAACCGGATTAGCAAGGATACGCTTACAGTTAAGCTTGGCCAGTCGGTTTGTGGGGTTATTGACGTAATAAGGGCCACTTCTACCATAGTTGTGCTGTTGAAAGCAGGATGCAGCAGGGTAATAGTGGCAGCTGATAAAAACCAGGCTTACCGGCTTAAAAAAAAGAATCCGGATTATATATTATGCGGGGAAGAAGGGGGTCTTGCGCCCCCGGGTTTTGATTATGGTAATTCCCCGCTGGAATTGTCCGGCCAGAGTTTGAGAGGCAGGACAGCCATACTTAAAACTACCAATGGCACCGTTTCCATGCATCTGGCCCAAAATTGTATATCCTGTCTTCCGCTGTCATTACTTAATCTTCATTATGGTCTGGGGGAGATGGCCAGGGAGGCAAAGTTAAAAAACAGCAGTATTCTTCTGATCTGTTCCGGCCAGCAGGGAAGGATTGCCTATGACGATGTGTTTGTGGCCGGCCTGGCAGTCAAACACCTGCTTACTATCGGGGGTAATTTCAACTTTACTGATTCTGCCAAGCTGGCCTTAAGTGTTGCCCTGAGTGAATCCAGCCTAAAATTAGCCTTGGAGAAGTCCAGCAGCGGACAGTCACTGAAAGCCATAGGCCTGGAAAAGGACATAGATTTCTGTGCCCGGTTAAACCATTATAATATTAACGGCAAACTGATAAATGAAGCCGGTTTACTGCAGATTGTGCCGGTTTAA
- a CDS encoding YtxH domain-containing protein has protein sequence MSDSKQGQNSSMGIVISLFTGLFIGTIIGMLYAPKSGKETRKEIKDKSEEVMDKSKKSMDTAVTRTRDFIDKGSARVSDLKKKGEGFVEKGREKAKKTAKDVSSRLDKVVKEGKQAAKKAEEEIS, from the coding sequence ATGAGTGACAGCAAACAGGGACAGAATAGTTCAATGGGAATAGTAATATCACTATTTACCGGTTTGTTTATAGGAACAATCATAGGCATGCTTTATGCTCCGAAGTCAGGCAAGGAGACAAGAAAAGAAATAAAGGATAAGAGCGAAGAAGTAATGGATAAGAGCAAGAAAAGCATGGATACAGCAGTTACCAGGACCAGGGATTTTATAGATAAAGGAAGTGCCCGAGTTTCAGACCTTAAGAAAAAGGGTGAGGGTTTTGTAGAAAAAGGCAGGGAAAAGGCAAAAAAAACTGCTAAGGATGTTTCTTCCAGGCTGGATAAGGTGGTTAAGGAAGGAAAACAGGCCGCTAAAAAAGCAGAAGAAGAAATATCTTAG
- a CDS encoding TldD/PmbA family protein — protein sequence MIDKELLSRVLAEMLGGGGSFAEIYTQKNRNNSLKLEDSKIENAVSGFDLGCGLRLWRDDSIFYAYVDSVKKKDLLDAARALARISKSETNARSIEINANQSLGDRSLVMPSAVDNDYKKNLLLKVDKVTRDYSQNIAQVSAYISDSEQEIHIANSNGVSSYFTLQKVILSVSAIAKRKKEIRTGHKSYAKTLGYEIFEQKKPEDVALEAAATAVKMLEARGAPTGEMPVVIGPAFGGVIFHEACGHGLEADAVIKDASVFKGKIGKKIASDVVTAIDDPSLKGHWGYYGFDDEGCRSSETVLIKDGCLMEYMHDLKSAVKLNQSQTGNGRRQSYRYMPYPRMSNTYIANGKSDPKDILGSVNRGIYAKEFAGGQVDPATGDFVFGISEGYMVENGKIAYPIKGATLIGNGPQVLKKIEMVGNDLAFAPGFCGKNGQSLANEVGQPTIKVSNMTVGGTET from the coding sequence ATGATTGATAAAGAACTGTTAAGCAGAGTTTTAGCCGAGATGTTAGGCGGCGGTGGAAGTTTTGCTGAAATATATACACAAAAAAATAGAAATAATAGTTTAAAGCTTGAAGACAGTAAAATTGAAAATGCAGTAAGTGGTTTTGATTTGGGCTGCGGATTAAGGTTATGGCGGGATGACAGCATATTCTATGCTTATGTGGATTCTGTTAAGAAGAAGGATTTGCTGGATGCAGCCAGGGCTTTAGCCCGGATATCAAAATCAGAGACCAATGCTAGGTCCATAGAAATAAATGCAAACCAGAGCCTGGGAGACAGGTCGCTGGTTATGCCTTCAGCTGTGGATAATGACTATAAGAAAAACCTGCTGCTAAAGGTGGATAAGGTTACCAGGGACTATAGCCAGAATATAGCTCAGGTAAGTGCCTATATTTCAGATTCAGAACAGGAAATCCATATAGCAAACTCCAATGGGGTATCCTCGTATTTTACTCTTCAGAAAGTAATACTTTCGGTAAGTGCAATTGCCAAGAGGAAAAAAGAAATAAGAACCGGCCATAAATCTTATGCAAAAACCCTTGGCTACGAGATATTTGAACAGAAAAAACCAGAGGATGTAGCCCTGGAAGCTGCCGCTACTGCAGTAAAGATGCTGGAAGCAAGAGGTGCTCCTACCGGAGAGATGCCGGTAGTAATAGGGCCGGCTTTTGGTGGTGTAATTTTCCATGAAGCCTGCGGACATGGACTGGAAGCTGATGCCGTAATAAAGGATGCCTCTGTGTTTAAGGGGAAAATAGGTAAAAAGATTGCTTCTGACGTAGTTACTGCCATAGACGATCCATCCCTCAAGGGCCACTGGGGTTATTATGGTTTTGATGATGAGGGCTGCCGGTCATCAGAAACTGTTCTTATAAAGGATGGCTGCCTGATGGAGTATATGCATGATTTAAAAAGTGCGGTTAAATTAAACCAGTCCCAGACCGGAAACGGAAGAAGGCAGTCTTACCGGTACATGCCCTATCCAAGGATGAGCAATACCTATATTGCCAATGGAAAAAGTGATCCAAAGGATATATTGGGTTCGGTTAACAGAGGGATATATGCCAAAGAATTTGCCGGTGGCCAGGTAGATCCTGCTACCGGAGATTTTGTATTCGGTATCAGCGAAGGCTATATGGTTGAAAATGGTAAAATAGCTTATCCCATAAAAGGGGCTACGCTTATTGGCAATGGGCCACAGGTATTAAAAAAGATTGAAATGGTGGGTAACGATCTTGCTTTTGCCCCTGGATTTTGTGGTAAAAATGGTCAGTCTCTAGCCAATGAAGTAGGCCAGCCCACTATAAAGGTTAGTAATATGACTGTAGGGGGTACCGAGACCTGA
- a CDS encoding TldD/PmbA family protein — protein MPENFRDIIKYAADKISKRGVDEFEVYAISSKENQIEVYQQDIESLSFSESSGIGIRIINNCSVGYAYTSFLEKHQILDCIDRAVANAQATNSEEFNTLPQSDDYLYPAKQGEQKLSFDNNFFNYTMNDKALAAKKLEYATKARDKRIIGISNSSYQDSEAEIILINSNGFFDSYKKSWCYLYVNAISRSGEDTSTGDYFGYGKHLGEIDIENIAGNAAQKSVSVLGGKKIKSRKADLLLHPLVGAQFLSLIAGALAADSIQKRKSLFRGKLSEKLFSLDIDIYDDGVMPSGLASSPFDGEGVYKGKTAVFEKGVLKTYLYNTYTARKDGTKSTGNASRSSYRSVPSVGINNFYIKPGKSSFEKILSSMDEGFYVLDIIGLHSGANPVSGDISVGAKGIWVEKGILSYPVKEVTIATDFLSLLKSIKEVGDNLSFMPLNGFMGSPALLIDKVMISGT, from the coding sequence ATGCCAGAAAACTTTAGAGATATAATAAAATATGCAGCGGATAAGATTTCTAAAAGAGGAGTGGACGAATTTGAAGTGTATGCCATCTCTTCAAAAGAAAACCAGATAGAGGTATACCAGCAGGATATTGAGTCACTTTCTTTTTCGGAATCCAGCGGTATCGGAATAAGAATTATAAATAATTGTTCGGTTGGTTATGCCTATACCTCGTTTTTAGAGAAGCATCAGATTCTTGATTGTATAGACAGGGCTGTAGCCAATGCCCAGGCAACTAATTCAGAAGAGTTTAATACTTTACCTCAAAGTGATGATTACCTGTATCCGGCCAAACAAGGAGAACAGAAACTGTCTTTTGATAATAATTTTTTTAATTATACTATGAATGATAAGGCCCTAGCTGCCAAGAAACTGGAATATGCGACTAAAGCCAGAGATAAAAGGATAATAGGTATAAGCAATAGCTCTTACCAGGATTCTGAAGCCGAGATTATCCTAATCAATTCCAATGGCTTTTTTGACAGCTATAAAAAAAGCTGGTGCTACCTGTATGTAAATGCCATCTCCAGGTCTGGAGAAGATACCTCGACTGGAGATTATTTTGGATACGGAAAACATCTGGGAGAAATAGATATTGAGAATATTGCCGGCAATGCAGCCCAGAAGTCTGTTTCAGTGCTGGGCGGCAAAAAAATTAAATCCAGGAAGGCTGATCTTCTGCTGCATCCTCTGGTGGGGGCACAATTTTTAAGCCTTATTGCCGGGGCCTTGGCTGCGGATTCGATACAAAAGAGGAAATCATTATTTAGGGGCAAGCTCTCTGAAAAACTGTTTTCATTAGATATTGATATTTATGATGACGGAGTAATGCCCTCCGGGCTGGCCAGTTCGCCGTTTGATGGAGAGGGGGTATACAAGGGAAAAACTGCCGTATTTGAAAAAGGTGTGCTAAAAACATATCTCTATAATACCTATACCGCCCGAAAAGATGGCACCAAATCTACGGGGAATGCCAGCAGAAGCTCCTATCGCTCTGTACCTTCGGTAGGGATAAATAATTTTTATATTAAACCCGGAAAATCCAGCTTTGAAAAAATTTTATCCAGTATGGATGAAGGGTTTTATGTCCTGGACATAATAGGCCTTCATTCAGGAGCCAACCCGGTCAGCGGGGATATAAGTGTGGGGGCAAAGGGAATATGGGTGGAAAAAGGAATCCTTTCTTACCCGGTAAAAGAAGTAACCATAGCTACTGATTTTTTGAGCCTTTTAA